The Panicum virgatum strain AP13 chromosome 5K, P.virgatum_v5, whole genome shotgun sequence genome has a window encoding:
- the LOC120708434 gene encoding AP2-like ethylene-responsive transcription factor At1g79700, whose translation MTTRPHCAATPLSPSSRASSPSSLSCVSSAASSSGSCYVPASWLTKCGGKKKRSSRRRAKNGAAGGAVAVPRRNSSIYRGVTRHRATGKFEAHLWDRHARCPAKSKKGRQVYLGAFDNEEAAGHTYDLAALKYWGSESSNCKLNFPLELYRHEHERMQCMSREAYLAALRRKSSSFSRGASEYRGVAKHHRNGKWEARIGYANCKKYLYLGIFGTQEEAARASDLAALELRGHAAITNFDISSYTDYLQQLEQPIPKAQPKPALKPKPEPVDEEALLPLPMAAGPIPAPLLTPKPEPEDELAGPLAPLPPGPVLRDADDVDHAIAVILQALCMDPADFEARYPARGARAPGWPSDDHQLRGLPLPDAVGFEGDIETLFEALGSAGPGQGGEVQVQPPAAVPDAAVSCAAAAISSLASGRWW comes from the exons ATGACGACGAGGCCGCATTGCGCGGCCACCCCGCTTTCCCCTTCGTCTCGGgcttcctccccctcctcgcTCTCCTGCgtctcctccgccgcgtcctcgtCGGGCTCCTGCTACGTGCCGGCGTCGTGGCTGACGAAGTgcggcggcaagaagaagaggagcagCCGTAGGAGGGCCAAGaatggcgccgccggcggtgctGTTGCCGTCCCCAGGAGGAACAGCTCCATCTACAGGGGCGTCACCAG GCACCGGGCCACGGGGAAGTTTGAGGCGCACCTGTGGGACAGGCACGCTCGGTGTCCGGCCAAGAGCAAGAAGGGCAGACAAG TTTATCTTG GAGCTTTTGACAATGAGGAGGCAGCAGGCCACACCTACGATCTTGCAGCGCTCAAGTACTGGGGCTCAGAGTCCTCAAACTGTAAACTCAACTTCCCA CTGGAATTGTACAGGCACGAGCATGAGAGGATGCAGTGCATGTCAAGGGAGGCGTACCTGGCCGCTCTGCGGCGCAAGAGCAGCTCCTTCTCGAGAGGCGCCTCCGAGTACAGAGGAGTGGCCAA GCACCACCGCAATGGCAAGTGGGAGGCCAGGATAGGCTATGCTAACTGCAAGAAGTACCTCTATTTGGGGATATTCG GGACCCAGGAGGAGGCAGCCCGGGCCTCCGACCTCGCAGCTCTGGAATTGCGGGGCCATGCCGCGATCACCAACTTCGACATCAGCAGCTACACGGATTACCTGCAGCAGCTTGAGCAGCCGATCCCCAAGGCCCAGCCGAAGCCGGCTCTGAAGCCCAAGCCCGAGCCCGTCGACgaggaggcgctgctgccgctgcccaTGGCTGCTGGTCCGATTCCGGCGCCGCTTCTGACGCCCAAGCCTGAGCCCGAAGACGAGCTGGCCGGTCCactggcgccgctgccgccgggccCCGTGCTCCGCGACGCGGACGACGTGGACCACGCCATCGCCGTGATCCTGCAGGCGCTCTGCATGGACCCGGCCGACTTCGAGGCCCGGTACCCCGCCCGCggcgcccgcgcgcccggcTGGCCGTCCGACGACCACCAGCTGCGCGGCCTGCCGCTTCCGGACGCCGTGGGCTTCGAGGGCGACATCGAGACCCTGTTCGAGGCGCTCGGCTCGGCCGGCCCTGGCCAGGGGGGCGAGGTCCAAGTCCAAccccccgccgccgtgcctgACGCCGCCGTCTCCTGCGCGGCTGCCGCGATCAGCTCGCTGGCGTCCGGGCGCTGGTGGTGA
- the LOC120708437 gene encoding ADP-ribosylation factor 1, with protein sequence MGLSFGKLFSRLFAKKEMRILMVGLDAAGKTTILYKLKLGEIVTTIPTIGFNVETVEYKNISFTVWDVGGQDKIRPLWRHYFQNTQGLIFVVDSNDRERVVEARDELHRMLNEDELRDAVLLVFANKQDLPNAMNAAEITDKLGLHSLRQRHWYIQSTCATSGEGLYEGLDWLSNNIANKA encoded by the exons ATGGGGCTCTCGTTCGGGAAGCTGTTCAGCCGCCTCTTCGCCAAGAAGGAGATGAGGATCCTCATGGTCGGCCTTGATGCCGCCGGTAAGACCACCATCCTCTACAAGCTCAAGCTCGGCGAGATCGTCACCACCATCCCCACCATCG GATTCAATGTTGAAACTGTAGAGTACAAGAACATTAGCTTCACTGTTTGGGATGTTGGTGGCCAGGACAAG ATCAGGCCCCTGTGGAGGCACTACTTCCAGAACACGCAGGGTCTCATTTTTGTTGTGGACAGCAATGACAGGGAGCGTGTTGTTGAGGCTAGGGATGAGCTCCACAGGATGCTGAATGAG GATGAGCTGCGTGATGCTGTGCTGCTTGTGTTTGCAAACAAACAAGATCTTCCTAATGCTATGAATGCTGCTGAAATTACTGACAAGCTTGGCCTGCATTCCCTGCGCCAGCGGCACTG GTACATCCAGAGCACTTGTGCTACATCTGGTGAAGGGTTGTACGAGGGGCTTGATTGGCTTTCCAACAACATCGCCAACAAG GCTTGA
- the LOC120708438 gene encoding vacuolar protein sorting-associated protein 36-like yields MSAAAADWLPSASVTASGRPVLSAGEVERNLLPLVDLEPEENQRLAPLRGCLLALTSHRLIFLHEPSRSARGLPLATVVHAYPPHRRHSHNPLRSLFSSSSSSSSSQHHRIRLQISMPPARSEVVAIVVTCKADVDVFFGRLLEAIRARAWEMTPAAAPASAAPMAEGAAPAEDIAIRMPVVGVSGILRMEQESWESAGQNLQDAFQDLNALMSKAKEMMQLAEKMRLKLLTNSPAESNSNDEEMGSKQDMQDLLLSVGIVSPVTKETAGALYHQQLSLQLADFVRIPLEKAGGMIALVDVYCLFNRARGTELISPEDLLQACSLWEKVDVPVMLRKFDSGVKVIQTKTHSDEEVFARILSLAQKPDALRKGISPSDAAFTLGIAPALAKEHLLNAENKGLLCRDVSPDGFRFFVNLFNEIDAQNIYTQKPHGLYHAWISVAMASQ; encoded by the exons atgtccgccgccgcagccgactGGCTGCCGTCAGCGTCCGTGACGGCGTCCGGCCGCCCGGTGCTGTccgccggcgaggtggagcgGAACCTACTCCCGCTCGTCGACCTCGAGCCCGAGGAGAACCAGCGCCTCGCGCCCCTCCGTGGCTGCCTCCTCGCGCTCACCTCCCACCGCCTCATCTTCCTCCACGAGCCCTCCCGCTCCGCGCGTGGGCTCCCGCTCGCCACCGTCGTCCATGCCTACCCTCCGCACCGCAGGCACAGCCACAACCCCCTCCGctccctcttctcctcctcgtcctcatctTCCTCGTCGCAGCACCACCGCATCCGCCTCCAGATCTCCATGCCGCCCGCGCGATCGGAGGTCGTCGCCATCGTAGTGACCTGCAAGGCCGACGTGGATGTCTTCTTCGGGAGGCTACTCGAGGCGATCCGCGCGAGGGCCTGGGAGATGACACCCGCGGCTgctccggcgagcgccgcccccaTGGCGGAAGGGGCCGCGCCGGCGGAGGACATCGCGATCCGGATGCCCGTTGTTGGGGTCTCGGGGATACTGCGGATGGAGCAGGAGTCGTGGGAGAGCGCCGGGCAGAACTTGCAGGATGCCTTCCAGGATCTTAACGCCCTCATG AGCAAAGCTAAGGAAATGATGCAGCTAGCAGAGAAAATGAGGCTAAAGCTATTAACGAACTCACCAGCTGAATCAAATTCCAATGACGAAGAGATGGGTTCTAAGCAAGACATGCAGGATTTGTTATTGAGTGTTGGCATTGTGTCTCCTGTGACGAAAGAAACtgctggtgctttgtatcatcAGCAGCTGTCACTACAG CTGGCGGACTTTGTAAGAATACCGCTTGAGAAAGCAGGGGGTATGATAGCACTAGTCGATGTCTATTGTCTCTTCAATCGTGCCAGGGGAACAG agTTAATCTCACCAGAGGATCTTTTGCAAGCGTGTTCGCTCTGGGAGAAAGTTGATGT CCCAGTCATGCTCAGGAAATTTGATAGTGGAGTGAAGGTGATCCAGACCAAGACACATAGTGATGAAGAG GTATTTGCGAGAATCTTGTCACTTGCTCAAAAGCCGGATGCTCTTCGGAAAGGGATTAGCCCAAGTGATGCTGCATTCACTCTGGGAATTGCACCAGCTTTAGCAAAGGAGCATCTTCTAAATGCAGAAAATAAAG GCTTGTTATGCAGGGATGTCAGTCCAGATGGATTCCGCTTCTTTGTCAATTTGTTTAATGAGATTGATGCCCAAAATATTTACAC GCAAAAACCACATGGACTGTACCACGCTTGGATCTCTGTTGCCATGGCGTCTCAGTGA
- the LOC120708439 gene encoding beta-glucosidase 5-like isoform X1, whose translation MAAAVAAFSLLLFLSAQSAAPVLGFTRGDFLEDFVFGSATSAYQYEGAVAEDDRSPSIWDTFTHAGYATINGSLHDTDRVDYMKNHIRSTLTALRCEMNGANVKGYFAWCFVDVFEYLTGFKSHYGLYRVDFEDQALPRQARLSARWYSEFLKNKEIQIREENELDDAGSHAQQ comes from the exons ATGGCTGCCGCCGTTGCCGCCTTCTCCCTCCTGCTGTTCCTCTCCGCCCAGAGCGCGGCTCCCGTTCTTGGCTTCACGAGGGGCGACTTCCTGGAGGATTTCGTCTTCGGATCCGCTACCTCTGCTTATCAG TATGAGGGTGCTGTTGCAGAGGATGACAGGAGCCCAAGCATCTGGGATACCTTCACTCACGCAG GCTATGCAACCATAAATGGTAGTCTCCATGATACTGACAGGGTTGATTACATGAAGAACCACATAAGGAGCACATTGACTGCACTAAGGTGTGAAAT GAATGGTGCCAATGTGAAAGGCTACTTCGCGTGGTGCTTCGTGGACGTCTTCGAGTACCTTACAGGATTCAAGTCGCACTACGGCCTGTACCGCGTTGACTTCGAGGACCAGGCGCTTCCAAGGCAAGCTAGGCTCTCTGCTCGCTGGTACTCAGAATTCCTCAAGAACAAGGAGATCCAGATCCGTGAAGAGAATGAGCTAGACGATGCAGGATCGCACGCTCAGCAATGA
- the LOC120708439 gene encoding beta-glucosidase 5-like isoform X2, with the protein MAAAVAAFSLLLFLSAQSAAPVLGFTRGDFLEDFVFGSATSAYQYEGAVAEDDRSPSIWDTFTHAGYATINGSLHDTDRVDYMKNHIRSTLTALRNGANVKGYFAWCFVDVFEYLTGFKSHYGLYRVDFEDQALPRQARLSARWYSEFLKNKEIQIREENELDDAGSHAQQ; encoded by the exons ATGGCTGCCGCCGTTGCCGCCTTCTCCCTCCTGCTGTTCCTCTCCGCCCAGAGCGCGGCTCCCGTTCTTGGCTTCACGAGGGGCGACTTCCTGGAGGATTTCGTCTTCGGATCCGCTACCTCTGCTTATCAG TATGAGGGTGCTGTTGCAGAGGATGACAGGAGCCCAAGCATCTGGGATACCTTCACTCACGCAG GCTATGCAACCATAAATGGTAGTCTCCATGATACTGACAGGGTTGATTACATGAAGAACCACATAAGGAGCACATTGACTGCACTAAG GAATGGTGCCAATGTGAAAGGCTACTTCGCGTGGTGCTTCGTGGACGTCTTCGAGTACCTTACAGGATTCAAGTCGCACTACGGCCTGTACCGCGTTGACTTCGAGGACCAGGCGCTTCCAAGGCAAGCTAGGCTCTCTGCTCGCTGGTACTCAGAATTCCTCAAGAACAAGGAGATCCAGATCCGTGAAGAGAATGAGCTAGACGATGCAGGATCGCACGCTCAGCAATGA